In Pseudomonadota bacterium, a single genomic region encodes these proteins:
- a CDS encoding integration host factor subunit beta, translating into MTRSELIHKLALRFSDISEEHMERIVALIFDEISSSLAKKNRAEFRNFGAFSVRHRKGRLGRNPRTGAPVKVEEKDIPFFKCGRSLLSSLNQWKS; encoded by the coding sequence ATGACACGTTCGGAACTCATACACAAGTTAGCTTTACGGTTTTCAGATATATCTGAAGAACATATGGAGCGTATAGTTGCGCTCATTTTTGATGAAATTTCATCTTCTCTTGCAAAAAAGAACCGAGCAGAATTCCGGAATTTCGGAGCTTTTTCTGTGCGTCATCGTAAAGGACGCCTTGGGCGGAATCCACGTACTGGGGCACCCGTAAAAGTTGAAGAAAAGGATATTCCTTTTTTCAAATGTGGACGTTCTCTTTTATCGAGCCTTAATCAGTGGAAAAGTTAG
- a CDS encoding DUF1049 domain-containing protein → MSKILSLIIMILVVIFSVSNKTPTLVSLWPLPYDLESPLVFIILIVFFLGFSIGCFTNWVTHFFQKKDSND, encoded by the coding sequence ATGTCGAAAATTTTGTCTCTTATCATTATGATTCTCGTTGTTATTTTTTCAGTGTCCAATAAAACACCAACGCTTGTAAGCTTATGGCCACTGCCCTATGATCTTGAATCTCCTTTAGTCTTTATTATTCTTATTGTTTTTTTCTTAGGATTTTCGATTGGATGCTTTACAAATTGGGTAACCCATTTTTTTCAAAAGAAAGATTCAAACGATTAA
- a CDS encoding SDR family NAD(P)-dependent oxidoreductase, translating into MSFPILVTGAAGFIGFHVAKTLLEKGEKVLAFDNLSPYYDVKLKEDRLKILKEFPQFIFHKVDISKKLEVENLWKQYHPKKVVHLAAQAGVRYSLEDPFTYIETNVMGHLILLEQARFEEDFQHFVYASTSSVYGLNEKLPFSIKDPTDSPISVYAATKKMDELLSGVYRYLFKVPATGLRFFTVYGPWGRPDMSAFIFLRKIIKGEPIPVFNDGKMARDYTYVNDIVSGILKVLEKPSYDSEGNPLHKVYNLGNSSKESLMRFISLIEENIGKKAQIEFLPMHPADVKETCADIKESQEDFGFDPVTSLEEGIKKLVAWYQDYYKASDL; encoded by the coding sequence ATGTCATTTCCAATTCTTGTCACAGGAGCTGCTGGGTTTATTGGGTTTCATGTGGCAAAGACCCTCCTTGAAAAAGGTGAAAAGGTTCTCGCTTTTGATAATTTATCCCCTTATTATGATGTTAAGTTAAAAGAGGACCGTCTTAAAATTTTAAAAGAGTTTCCTCAGTTCATTTTTCATAAAGTTGATATTTCAAAGAAATTAGAAGTTGAAAATTTATGGAAGCAATATCATCCTAAGAAAGTTGTTCATTTGGCGGCGCAAGCAGGTGTTAGGTATTCTTTGGAAGATCCTTTTACCTATATAGAAACAAATGTTATGGGGCATTTAATTCTCTTAGAGCAAGCGCGTTTTGAGGAAGATTTTCAACATTTTGTCTATGCATCAACTTCTTCTGTTTATGGTTTGAACGAAAAACTCCCTTTTTCCATTAAAGATCCAACGGATTCACCGATTTCTGTTTATGCTGCAACAAAGAAAATGGATGAGCTTTTATCGGGTGTGTATCGTTACCTTTTTAAAGTTCCAGCAACAGGATTAAGATTTTTTACGGTTTATGGCCCTTGGGGGCGTCCAGATATGTCTGCTTTCATCTTTTTACGCAAAATTATAAAGGGGGAGCCGATTCCTGTTTTTAATGATGGAAAAATGGCCAGAGATTATACATATGTGAATGATATTGTTTCAGGCATTCTTAAAGTTCTTGAAAAGCCCTCTTATGATTCTGAAGGAAACCCTCTTCACAAAGTTTATAACCTTGGCAACTCTTCAAAAGAATCTTTAATGCGTTTTATTTCTTTAATTGAAGAAAATATTGGGAAAAAAGCTCAAATTGAATTCCTTCCAATGCATCCAGCGGATGTGAAAGAGACCTGTGCTGACATTAAAGAATCGCAAGAGGATTTTGGATTTGATCCTGTTACGTCCCTTGAAGAGGGTATTAAAAAACTTGTAGCATGGTATCAGGATTATTATAAAGCTTCAGATCTTTAA